One window from the genome of Paraclostridium sordellii encodes:
- a CDS encoding Eco57I restriction-modification methylase domain-containing protein, whose protein sequence is MEVLSSDNYYLANLYENSLMEEDKRNLGIYYTPKYVIDYIIKQALYDHDFIKNPYPKILDISCGCGNFLLEVYDFLYEMFEKYNYELNIKDIHNHIICNCIYGIDIDEKAVEVLKYSLKNKDISSTFDKLNIYCFDSLDRDCVNDELKELFWEEKFDYIVGNPPYIGHKKLTIKYKKWLIKEYKDVYKDKSDIYFCFYKRIIDLLKSKGIASIITPRYFIESPSGSCLRRYIMENVSIKEIVDFNGINIFKNANIASCIITMSKEKIKNEYMNVYKLNNSNLGLKDRKDILSKLNDIHYFDKIILNQKDLEEDWIIDKIENIKLYNQIEKNCDYKLKEICLSFQGIITGCDKAFVVEDMTRFEEDEILKNWIKSKNIKKYVIKNNSQKLIYSDDIDDLEKYKKFIDYIQKYKSKLENRRECRKNIRRWYQLQWGRDKSLFQRKKIMYPYKSSENRFAIDTIESFCSADVYSFYIRPEYEKEFSYEYLVGLLNSDVYDTYFKTFAKKMGKNLYDYYPNKVMEISIFKDHNYKKIESLSKKIINIMKNDDNYNEELINLQCKINDLIIKSLNLNSLT, encoded by the coding sequence ATGGAGGTATTAAGTAGTGATAATTATTATTTAGCGAACTTATATGAAAATAGCTTAATGGAAGAAGATAAAAGAAATTTAGGTATTTATTACACACCAAAGTATGTTATAGATTATATTATAAAACAAGCTTTGTATGATCATGACTTTATTAAAAATCCATATCCTAAAATTTTAGATATTTCTTGTGGTTGTGGTAATTTTTTATTAGAAGTTTATGATTTTCTTTATGAAATGTTTGAAAAATATAACTATGAGCTAAACATTAAAGATATTCATAATCATATTATTTGTAATTGTATATATGGCATAGATATAGATGAAAAAGCTGTAGAAGTACTTAAATATTCTCTAAAGAATAAAGATATATCTTCTACTTTTGATAAGCTAAATATATATTGCTTTGATAGTTTGGATAGGGATTGTGTCAATGATGAATTAAAGGAATTATTTTGGGAAGAAAAATTTGATTATATAGTTGGAAATCCACCATATATAGGGCATAAAAAGCTTACAATCAAGTATAAAAAGTGGTTAATAAAAGAATACAAAGATGTATATAAGGATAAATCTGATATTTACTTTTGTTTTTATAAAAGGATAATAGATTTATTAAAATCAAAAGGAATAGCAAGTATTATAACTCCTAGATATTTTATAGAGAGTCCTAGTGGGAGTTGTTTAAGACGATACATAATGGAAAATGTAAGTATAAAAGAGATTGTAGACTTTAATGGCATAAATATATTTAAAAATGCAAATATAGCAAGCTGTATAATAACTATGTCAAAGGAAAAAATTAAAAATGAATATATGAATGTGTATAAGTTAAACAATTCAAATCTAGGTTTAAAAGATAGAAAGGATATTTTATCTAAATTAAATGATATACATTATTTTGATAAGATTATATTAAATCAAAAGGATTTAGAGGAAGATTGGATTATAGATAAGATAGAAAATATTAAACTATATAATCAAATAGAAAAAAATTGTGATTATAAGTTAAAGGAAATATGTTTAAGTTTTCAAGGAATAATAACTGGATGTGATAAAGCGTTTGTAGTTGAAGATATGACACGATTTGAAGAAGATGAAATATTAAAAAACTGGATAAAAAGTAAAAATATAAAAAAGTATGTGATTAAAAATAATTCTCAAAAACTTATATATAGTGATGACATAGATGATTTAGAGAAATATAAAAAATTTATAGACTATATACAAAAATATAAGAGTAAATTAGAAAATAGAAGAGAATGCAGAAAAAATATAAGAAGATGGTATCAATTACAGTGGGGACGAGATAAATCATTATTTCAAAGAAAAAAAATAATGTATCCTTACAAGTCTAGTGAGAATAGATTTGCTATAGATACAATAGAGAGTTTTTGTAGTGCAGATGTATATTCTTTTTATATAAGACCTGAATATGAAAAAGAATTTTCTTATGAATATTTAGTAGGATTATTAAATTCAGATGTATATGATACATACTTTAAAACATTTGCAAAAAAGATGGGTAAAAACTTATATGATTATTACCCAAATAAAGTTATGGAAATAAGTATATTTAAAGATCATAATTACAAAAAAATAGAAAGTTTATCTAAAAAAATTATAAATATAATGAAAAATGATGATAATTACAATGAAGAATTGATTAATTTACAATGTAAAATAAATGATTTAATAATTAAATCACTGAATTTGAATTCACTAACTTAA